The Aphelocoma coerulescens isolate FSJ_1873_10779 unplaced genomic scaffold, UR_Acoe_1.0 HiC_scaffold_143, whole genome shotgun sequence genome includes a region encoding these proteins:
- the LOC138100821 gene encoding polyunsaturated fatty acid lipoxygenase ALOX15B-like, producing the protein MAAYRVRVRTGAAPAAGTSDAIAVTLVGTRGRSPKTPLDRWGPDFVCGAVTEYTVRVPRPLGRLLLVQVHKGPCGGLPESSWYLETLSVWGQLGDTAGDTAGDTAEHGDSEDSGDSEDSEEDEGDSEDEVTEDEGTEDEGTGDSEGTGDTDEEEEPEEEELEEEPEEEEEPEDTAGDIGTATTGDPDDAAQPGPFHFPCYRWLEGYGTWELPEGTATTPAMERHPQLQRQRRRHLVQQRRRYRLAPFAPGLPWALPQGTPLDPDLSYSLPKATAFYLRGSAANLEAKLRGFLARPSSWPSVEAMTRVFRCFHTPITEYVVQHWQEDAFFGEQFLSGVNPVLLRRCPRLPPNFPVTPPMVAPSLGPGTSLDREMEAGNVYLADYGVLDGLPTALIDGRPTFVAAPLCLLHQRPDGELRPLAIQLSQHPGPDSPIFLPGDPPWLWALAKAWVRSAEFHVHEGLTHLLRAHLLGEVFALATLRQLPPQHPLFKLLVPHIRFTVQIGALARRFLLNPGGVFDRAVALGRRGLLALVARGLRALRWRSLVLPRDLRHRGVTGTARHHFGHDATKVWGAIRRFVGALLALFYPSDGAVREDPELQAWVREIFRRGFLGRRRSGVPSRLDTVRGLVTFVTTIIYTCSAHHAATNSGQFELSAFPPNAPAAMREPPPRSKAALSEREFLAALPAMNTTATVLAVLWVLRNEPMDLRPLGHYPDRHFTEGPPRRLIRRFRRRLRRISREIRARNQGLARPYPYLDPENIENSVAI; encoded by the exons ATGGCCGCGTACCGGGTGCGGGTCCGCACCggagccgctcccgccgccggcaCCAGCGACGCCATCGCCGTGACGCTCGTGGGGACCCGCGGGCGCAGCCCCAAAACGCCCCTCGACCGCTGGGGGCCCGACTTCGTCTGCGGCGCG GTGACAGAGTACACCGTCCGTGTCCCCCGTCCCCTGGGGCGGCTGCTGCTCGTGCAGGTGCACAAGGGGCCCTGCGGGGGCCTCCCCGAGAGCTCCTGGTACCTGGAGACCCTCAGCGTGTGGGGACAGCTTGGGGACACCGCCGGGGACACCGCCGGGGACACCGCGGAGCACGGGGACAGCgaggacagcggggacagcgagGACAGCGAGGAGGACGAAGGGGACAGCGAGGACGAGGTGACGGAGGATGAGGGGACGGAGGacgaggggacaggggacagtgaggggacaggggacaccgatgaggaggaggagccagaggaggaggagctggaggaggagccggaggaggaggaggagcctgAGGATACCGCGGGTGACATCGGCACTGCCACCACAG GTGACCCCGATGACGCCGCCCAGCCCGGGCCCTTCCACTTCCCGTGCTACCGCTGGCTCGAGGGCTACGGCACCTGGGAGCTGCCCGAGGGCACag CCACCACGCCGGCCATGGAGCGGCACCCGCAGCTGCAGCGGCAGCGCCGGAGGCACCTGGTGCAGCAGCGCCGGCGctacag gctGGCCCCGTTTGCCCCCGGCCTGCCCTGGGCGCTGCCCCAGGGGACACCGCTGGACCCTGACCTGAGCTACTCCCTGCCCAAGGCCACGGCCTTCTACCTGCGGGGCAGCGCCgc GAACCTGGAGGCCAAGCTGCGAGGGTTCCTGGCCcggcccagctcctggcccagcGTGGAGGCCATGACGCGCGTGTTCCGCTGCTTCCACACCCCCATCACcg aGTACGTGgtgcagcactggcaggagGACGCGTTTTTCGGGGAGCAGTTCCTGAGCGGGGTGAACCCCGTCCTGCTGCGCCGCTGCCCCCGCCTGCCCCCCAACTTCCCCGTCACCCCCCCGATGGTGGCCCCCAGCCTCGGCCCCGGCACCTCCCTGGACAGAGAGATGGAG gCAGGGAACGTTTACCTGGCCGATTATGGGGTGCTCGATGGGCTCCCCACCGCCCTCATCGACGGCCGCCCCACCTTCGTGGCCGCCCCCCTTTGCCTCCTGCACCAGCGCCCCGACGGGGAACTGCGGCCCCTCGCCATCCAG ctctctcagcacccAGGTCCCGACTCGCCCATTTTCCTGCCCGGGGACCCTCCGTGGCTCTGGGCTCTGGCCAAGGCCTGGGTGCGCAGCGCCGAGTTCCACGTGCACGAGGGGCTCACGCACCTGCTGCGGGCTCACCTGCTGGGCGAGGTGTTCGCCCTGGCCACCCTCCGCCAGctgcccccccagcaccccctctTCAAg ctgctggtgccccACATCCGCTTCACGGTGCAGATCGGGGCCCTCGCCCGGCGCTTCCTCCTCAACCCCGGGGGGGTCTTCGACAGG GCGGTGGCCCTGGGCCGCCGGGGGCTGCTGGCGCTGGTggcccgggggctgcgggcgctgcgctGGCGCTCGCTGGTGCTGCCCAGGGACCTTCGGCACCGCGGCGTCACCGGCACCGCCCGGCACCACTTCGGCCACGACGCCACCAAGGTGTGGGGAGCCATCCGCag GTTCGTGGGTGCCCTCCTGGCTCTCTTTTACCCCTCTGACGGCGCCGTCCGGGAGGACCCCGAGCTCCAGGCCTGGGTCAGGGAGATCTTCCGGAGGGGCTTCCTGGGCCGGCGGCgctcag ggGTGCCCTCCCGCCTGGACACCGTGCGTGGCCTGGTCACCTTCGTCACCACCATCATCTACACCTGCTCCGCCCACCACGCGGCCACCAACAGCGGCCAG TTCGAGCTGTCGGCCTTTCCCCCGAACGCCCCCGCGGCCATGCgggagccgccgccgcgctccaaggccgcGCTGTCCGAGCGGGAATTCCTGGCGGCGCTGCCGGCCATGAACACCACGGCCACGGTGCTGGCCGTGCTCTGGGTGCTCCGCAACGAGCCCATGGAcctg CGGCCCCTGGGCCACTACCCCGACCGTCACTTCACCGAGGGGCCCCCCCGGCGCCTGATCCGGCGCTTCCGGCGCCGCCTGCGCCGAATCTCCCGCGAGATCCGCGCCCGGAACCAGGGCCTGGCCCGGCCCTACCCCTACCTGGACCCCGAGAACATCGAGAACAGCGTGGCCATCTGA